A window from Citrus sinensis cultivar Valencia sweet orange chromosome 3, DVS_A1.0, whole genome shotgun sequence encodes these proteins:
- the LOC102631129 gene encoding uncharacterized protein LOC102631129 isoform X5, whose translation MEAAAGVAAPRGGSLPMPSSRKEWRAVSDHHPVRNVADEVELEQSKLGQSDERTIYEVQQGREPADVDFCSITMDGSLNIDLLQQRLHSVARQREDLQNLEIELRTQMIARTEFMEMQSNFDSQIKEHVNAATKLQEQLLEREQTILELERKMDEKDRELLAIKRDNEAAWAKEDLFREQNKELATFRRERDQSDAERAQHIKQMHDLQEHIQEKERQLIDLQEQHRVAQETIIYKDEQLREAQAWVARVQLQSSTNHSLQAELRLQAELRERTEQFNQLWLGCQRQFAEMERLHLHTIQQLQRELADARERSGTFTDDSHISHNNSKDATQFAPNNGNQLAANGGALSGNTGILPNGNSDSTESFASSGNASTQSDRVPGVPIAPSSLVGLPSYLPPGQVPLHSFIMHQHGVPHSLQSHIPQSHVGHFHSMPTISSLQQWQNQQATSEGSQISASNQHPSSHTDQNHMRSDANYEYDMSVNGQALHSGYLDVHISQGTEPASVISSSTVEAQVLESMDRSYLAAPQPEKNLQQISSQFHDALRLNALEHNSESKGEVVKAEPSSTASASPSDSSINSINLGEAAINDDSGAALPEGLISAGHMNTLIAGKASETSLLDERSLLTCIVRTIPAGGRIRISSTLPNRLGKMLAPLHWHDYKKQYGKLDDFVASHPEFFVIEGDYIQLREGAQEMIAATAAVAKVAAAAAASSPYSSFLPSVAVTPMAQSRLKKVPSIDSNSVIPNQHLNGVSFGMAGGFSNVKILSKPREPFELNGANFERSSVISAQSKGSPQGRPNPNFVGKQQSRPTGAAANSRR comes from the exons ATGGAGGCCGCGGCCGGTGTCGCTGCCCCACGCGGCGGTTCTTTGCCGATGCCCTCGTCACGCAAGGAATGGCGCGCCGTTTCTGACCATCATCCCGTCCGAAACGTCGCTGATGAAGTG GAGTTGGAACAATCAAAATTAGGGCAATCAGATGAGAGAACAATATATGAG GTGCAGCAAGGAAGAGAACCGGCTGATGTGGACTTCTGTTCTATCACAATGGATGGGAGTTTAAACATTGACTTATTGCAACAGCGGCTTCACAGTGTTGCTCGACAAAGAGAAGATCTACAAAATCTGGAGATTGAGCTTAGAACTCAAATGATTGCAAGAACTGAGTTCATGGAAATGCAAAGCAACTTTGATTCTCAAATCAAGGAGCATGTTAATGCTGCAACCAAGTTGCAG GAGCAACTACTTGAAAGAGAGCAAACCATACTTGAGTTGGAAAGGAAAATGGACGAGAAGGATAGAGAGCTTCTTGCAATTAAACGAGACAATGAAGCG GCCTGGGCTAAAGAGGATCTTTTCagagaacaaaacaaagaatTGGCAACTTTCAG AAGAGAGCGTGATCAATCTGATGCTGAAAGAGCTCAGCACATAAAACAAATGCATGATCTCCAAGAACatattcaagaaaaagaaagacaaCTTATTGATTTGCAAGAACAG CATAGGGTTGCTCAAGAAACTATTATATACAAGGATGAACAATTGAGGGAGGCACAAGCTTGGGTTGCACGTGTCCAGTTGCAGTCAAGTACAAATCATTCATTACAGGCAGAATTGCGTTTACAGGCAGAATTGCGTGAACGGACAGAGCAATTTAACCAGCTCTGGCTAGGGTGTCAAAGACAG TTTGCTGAGATGGAGAGACTTCATTTGCATACAATACAGCAGCTTCAACGTGAGCTGGCAGATGCAAGAGAAAGGAGTGGAACTTTCACTGATGATTCACATATATCTCACAATAATTCAAAGGATGCAACTCAGTTTGCTCCAAACAATGGAAACCAACTAGCTGCAAATGGAGGTGCTTTATCTGGTAATACAGGCATTCTTCCAAACGGAAATTCAGATAGCACTGAATCTTTTGCTTCATCCGGCAATGCCTCAACACAG TCGGATCGTGTTCCTGGAGTTCCAATTGCCCCATCGTCCCTGGTAGGGTTGCCTTCGTATCTTCCACCTGGACAAGTGCCtcttcattcattcattatgCATCAACATGGGGTTCCCCATTCTCTGCAGTCACACATTCCTCAATCCCATGTTGGGCATTTTCACTCAATGCCAACAATTTCATCTCTCCAACAGTGGCAGAACCAACAG GCTACATCAGAGGGTTCACAGATTTCTGCATCAAATCAGCATCCATCATCGCATACTGATCAAAACCATATGAGGTCAGATGCCAATTATGAGTATGACATGTCTGTTAATGGACAGGCCCTTCATTCAGGTTATCTTGATGTTCATATCAGCCAAGGGACTGAACCAGCCTCTGTGATATCATCCTCAACTGTAGAAGCACAG GTTCTTGAGTCAATGGATAGAAGCTACCTGGCTGCCCCCCAGCCTGAGAAGAACCTGCAACAAATTTCTTCCCAGTTTCATGATGCCTTAAGATTGAATGCCCTTGAACATAACAGTGAATCCAAG GGTGAAGTTGTAAAAGCTGAACCAAGTTCCACTGCTAGTGCATCTCCCTCAGATAGTTcaattaattcaatcaatcttGGTGAAGCCGCAATCAACGATGACAGTGGAGCAGCCTTGCCTGAAGGTTTGATCTCAGCTGGACACATGAATACCCTGATAGCAGGAAAGGCTTCTGAAACTTCTCTTCTTGATGAAAGATCATTGTTGACTTGCATAGTTCGCACCATTCCAGCTGGTGGTAGAATTCGGATAAGTTCAACG TTACCAAATAGGCTTGGAAAAATGCTTGCTCCTTTACACTGGCATGATTACAAGAAACAATATGGAAAGCTTGATGACTTTGTGGCCAGTCACCCAGAG ttttttgtGATTGAGGGTGACTATATTCAGCTTCGAGAAGGAGCGCAAGAAATGATAGCAGCTACAGCTGCTGTTGCTAAAGTTGCTGCAGCAGCTGCAGCATCTTCTCCTTACTCCTCATTTTTGCCTTCTGTTGCTGTAACTCCAATGGCACAATCTCGATTGAAAAAGGTTCCATCCATTGATTCCAACTCAGTGATTCCAAACCAACATCTTAATGGTGTTAGTTTTGGTATGGCTGGAGGTTTTtcaaatgtaaaaattttgaGCAAACCTAGAGAACCATTTGAACTAAATGGAGCAAATTTTGAGAGGTCAAGTGTGATAAGTGCTCAAAGCAAGGGCTCACCTCAAGGAAGGCCTAACCCAAATTTTGTTGGGAAGCAACAGAGCAG GCCAACTGGAGCTGCAGCAAACTCCCGCCGATA G
- the LOC102631129 gene encoding uncharacterized protein LOC102631129 isoform X1, translated as MEAAAGVAAPRGGSLPMPSSRKEWRAVSDHHPVRNVADEVELEQSKLGQSDERTIYEVQQGREPADVDFCSITMDGSLNIDLLQQRLHSVARQREDLQNLEIELRTQMIARTEFMEMQSNFDSQIKEHVNAATKLQEQLLEREQTILELERKMDEKDRELLAIKRDNEAAWAKEDLFREQNKELATFRRERDQSDAERAQHIKQMHDLQEHIQEKERQLIDLQEQHRVAQETIIYKDEQLREAQAWVARVQLQSSTNHSLQAELRLQAELRERTEQFNQLWLGCQRQFAEMERLHLHTIQQLQRELADARERSGTFTDDSHISHNNSKDATQFAPNNGNQLAANGGALSGNTGILPNGNSDSTESFASSGNASTQSDRVPGVPIAPSSLVGLPSYLPPGQVPLHSFIMHQHGVPHSLQSHIPQSHVGHFHSMPTISSLQQWQNQQATSEGSQISASNQHPSSHTDQNHMRSDANYEYDMSVNGQALHSGYLDVHISQGTEPASVISSSTVEAQVLESMDRSYLAAPQPEKNLQQISSQFHDALRLNALEHNSESKNDMKLTDHGLQGEVVKAEPSSTASASPSDSSINSINLGEAAINDDSGAALPEGLISAGHMNTLIAGKASETSLLDERSLLTCIVRTIPAGGRIRISSTLPNRLGKMLAPLHWHDYKKQYGKLDDFVASHPEFFVIEGDYIQLREGAQEMIAATAAVAKVAAAAAASSPYSSFLPSVAVTPMAQSRLKKVPSIDSNSVIPNQHLNGVSFGMAGGFSNVKILSKPREPFELNGANFERSSVISAQSKGSPQGRPNPNFVGKQQSRPTGAAANSRR; from the exons ATGGAGGCCGCGGCCGGTGTCGCTGCCCCACGCGGCGGTTCTTTGCCGATGCCCTCGTCACGCAAGGAATGGCGCGCCGTTTCTGACCATCATCCCGTCCGAAACGTCGCTGATGAAGTG GAGTTGGAACAATCAAAATTAGGGCAATCAGATGAGAGAACAATATATGAG GTGCAGCAAGGAAGAGAACCGGCTGATGTGGACTTCTGTTCTATCACAATGGATGGGAGTTTAAACATTGACTTATTGCAACAGCGGCTTCACAGTGTTGCTCGACAAAGAGAAGATCTACAAAATCTGGAGATTGAGCTTAGAACTCAAATGATTGCAAGAACTGAGTTCATGGAAATGCAAAGCAACTTTGATTCTCAAATCAAGGAGCATGTTAATGCTGCAACCAAGTTGCAG GAGCAACTACTTGAAAGAGAGCAAACCATACTTGAGTTGGAAAGGAAAATGGACGAGAAGGATAGAGAGCTTCTTGCAATTAAACGAGACAATGAAGCG GCCTGGGCTAAAGAGGATCTTTTCagagaacaaaacaaagaatTGGCAACTTTCAG AAGAGAGCGTGATCAATCTGATGCTGAAAGAGCTCAGCACATAAAACAAATGCATGATCTCCAAGAACatattcaagaaaaagaaagacaaCTTATTGATTTGCAAGAACAG CATAGGGTTGCTCAAGAAACTATTATATACAAGGATGAACAATTGAGGGAGGCACAAGCTTGGGTTGCACGTGTCCAGTTGCAGTCAAGTACAAATCATTCATTACAGGCAGAATTGCGTTTACAGGCAGAATTGCGTGAACGGACAGAGCAATTTAACCAGCTCTGGCTAGGGTGTCAAAGACAG TTTGCTGAGATGGAGAGACTTCATTTGCATACAATACAGCAGCTTCAACGTGAGCTGGCAGATGCAAGAGAAAGGAGTGGAACTTTCACTGATGATTCACATATATCTCACAATAATTCAAAGGATGCAACTCAGTTTGCTCCAAACAATGGAAACCAACTAGCTGCAAATGGAGGTGCTTTATCTGGTAATACAGGCATTCTTCCAAACGGAAATTCAGATAGCACTGAATCTTTTGCTTCATCCGGCAATGCCTCAACACAG TCGGATCGTGTTCCTGGAGTTCCAATTGCCCCATCGTCCCTGGTAGGGTTGCCTTCGTATCTTCCACCTGGACAAGTGCCtcttcattcattcattatgCATCAACATGGGGTTCCCCATTCTCTGCAGTCACACATTCCTCAATCCCATGTTGGGCATTTTCACTCAATGCCAACAATTTCATCTCTCCAACAGTGGCAGAACCAACAG GCTACATCAGAGGGTTCACAGATTTCTGCATCAAATCAGCATCCATCATCGCATACTGATCAAAACCATATGAGGTCAGATGCCAATTATGAGTATGACATGTCTGTTAATGGACAGGCCCTTCATTCAGGTTATCTTGATGTTCATATCAGCCAAGGGACTGAACCAGCCTCTGTGATATCATCCTCAACTGTAGAAGCACAG GTTCTTGAGTCAATGGATAGAAGCTACCTGGCTGCCCCCCAGCCTGAGAAGAACCTGCAACAAATTTCTTCCCAGTTTCATGATGCCTTAAGATTGAATGCCCTTGAACATAACAGTGAATCCAAG AATGATATGAAATTGACTGATCATGGTCTTCAGGGTGAAGTTGTAAAAGCTGAACCAAGTTCCACTGCTAGTGCATCTCCCTCAGATAGTTcaattaattcaatcaatcttGGTGAAGCCGCAATCAACGATGACAGTGGAGCAGCCTTGCCTGAAGGTTTGATCTCAGCTGGACACATGAATACCCTGATAGCAGGAAAGGCTTCTGAAACTTCTCTTCTTGATGAAAGATCATTGTTGACTTGCATAGTTCGCACCATTCCAGCTGGTGGTAGAATTCGGATAAGTTCAACG TTACCAAATAGGCTTGGAAAAATGCTTGCTCCTTTACACTGGCATGATTACAAGAAACAATATGGAAAGCTTGATGACTTTGTGGCCAGTCACCCAGAG ttttttgtGATTGAGGGTGACTATATTCAGCTTCGAGAAGGAGCGCAAGAAATGATAGCAGCTACAGCTGCTGTTGCTAAAGTTGCTGCAGCAGCTGCAGCATCTTCTCCTTACTCCTCATTTTTGCCTTCTGTTGCTGTAACTCCAATGGCACAATCTCGATTGAAAAAGGTTCCATCCATTGATTCCAACTCAGTGATTCCAAACCAACATCTTAATGGTGTTAGTTTTGGTATGGCTGGAGGTTTTtcaaatgtaaaaattttgaGCAAACCTAGAGAACCATTTGAACTAAATGGAGCAAATTTTGAGAGGTCAAGTGTGATAAGTGCTCAAAGCAAGGGCTCACCTCAAGGAAGGCCTAACCCAAATTTTGTTGGGAAGCAACAGAGCAG GCCAACTGGAGCTGCAGCAAACTCCCGCCGATA G
- the LOC102631129 gene encoding uncharacterized protein LOC102631129 isoform X4, with translation MEAAAGVAAPRGGSLPMPSSRKEWRAVSDHHPVRNVADEVELEQSKLGQSDERTIYEQGREPADVDFCSITMDGSLNIDLLQQRLHSVARQREDLQNLEIELRTQMIARTEFMEMQSNFDSQIKEHVNAATKLQEQLLEREQTILELERKMDEKDRELLAIKRDNEAAWAKEDLFREQNKELATFRRERDQSDAERAQHIKQMHDLQEHIQEKERQLIDLQEQHRVAQETIIYKDEQLREAQAWVARVQLQSSTNHSLQAELRLQAELRERTEQFNQLWLGCQRQFAEMERLHLHTIQQLQRELADARERSGTFTDDSHISHNNSKDATQFAPNNGNQLAANGGALSGNTGILPNGNSDSTESFASSGNASTQSDRVPGVPIAPSSLVGLPSYLPPGQVPLHSFIMHQHGVPHSLQSHIPQSHVGHFHSMPTISSLQQWQNQQATSEGSQISASNQHPSSHTDQNHMRSDANYEYDMSVNGQALHSGYLDVHISQGTEPASVISSSTVEAQVLESMDRSYLAAPQPEKNLQQISSQFHDALRLNALEHNSESKNDMKLTDHGLQGEVVKAEPSSTASASPSDSSINSINLGEAAINDDSGAALPEGLISAGHMNTLIAGKASETSLLDERSLLTCIVRTIPAGGRIRISSTLPNRLGKMLAPLHWHDYKKQYGKLDDFVASHPEFFVIEGDYIQLREGAQEMIAATAAVAKVAAAAAASSPYSSFLPSVAVTPMAQSRLKKVPSIDSNSVIPNQHLNGVSFGMAGGFSNVKILSKPREPFELNGANFERSSVISAQSKGSPQGRPNPNFVGKQQSRPTGAAANSRR, from the exons ATGGAGGCCGCGGCCGGTGTCGCTGCCCCACGCGGCGGTTCTTTGCCGATGCCCTCGTCACGCAAGGAATGGCGCGCCGTTTCTGACCATCATCCCGTCCGAAACGTCGCTGATGAAGTG GAGTTGGAACAATCAAAATTAGGGCAATCAGATGAGAGAACAATATATGAG CAAGGAAGAGAACCGGCTGATGTGGACTTCTGTTCTATCACAATGGATGGGAGTTTAAACATTGACTTATTGCAACAGCGGCTTCACAGTGTTGCTCGACAAAGAGAAGATCTACAAAATCTGGAGATTGAGCTTAGAACTCAAATGATTGCAAGAACTGAGTTCATGGAAATGCAAAGCAACTTTGATTCTCAAATCAAGGAGCATGTTAATGCTGCAACCAAGTTGCAG GAGCAACTACTTGAAAGAGAGCAAACCATACTTGAGTTGGAAAGGAAAATGGACGAGAAGGATAGAGAGCTTCTTGCAATTAAACGAGACAATGAAGCG GCCTGGGCTAAAGAGGATCTTTTCagagaacaaaacaaagaatTGGCAACTTTCAG AAGAGAGCGTGATCAATCTGATGCTGAAAGAGCTCAGCACATAAAACAAATGCATGATCTCCAAGAACatattcaagaaaaagaaagacaaCTTATTGATTTGCAAGAACAG CATAGGGTTGCTCAAGAAACTATTATATACAAGGATGAACAATTGAGGGAGGCACAAGCTTGGGTTGCACGTGTCCAGTTGCAGTCAAGTACAAATCATTCATTACAGGCAGAATTGCGTTTACAGGCAGAATTGCGTGAACGGACAGAGCAATTTAACCAGCTCTGGCTAGGGTGTCAAAGACAG TTTGCTGAGATGGAGAGACTTCATTTGCATACAATACAGCAGCTTCAACGTGAGCTGGCAGATGCAAGAGAAAGGAGTGGAACTTTCACTGATGATTCACATATATCTCACAATAATTCAAAGGATGCAACTCAGTTTGCTCCAAACAATGGAAACCAACTAGCTGCAAATGGAGGTGCTTTATCTGGTAATACAGGCATTCTTCCAAACGGAAATTCAGATAGCACTGAATCTTTTGCTTCATCCGGCAATGCCTCAACACAG TCGGATCGTGTTCCTGGAGTTCCAATTGCCCCATCGTCCCTGGTAGGGTTGCCTTCGTATCTTCCACCTGGACAAGTGCCtcttcattcattcattatgCATCAACATGGGGTTCCCCATTCTCTGCAGTCACACATTCCTCAATCCCATGTTGGGCATTTTCACTCAATGCCAACAATTTCATCTCTCCAACAGTGGCAGAACCAACAG GCTACATCAGAGGGTTCACAGATTTCTGCATCAAATCAGCATCCATCATCGCATACTGATCAAAACCATATGAGGTCAGATGCCAATTATGAGTATGACATGTCTGTTAATGGACAGGCCCTTCATTCAGGTTATCTTGATGTTCATATCAGCCAAGGGACTGAACCAGCCTCTGTGATATCATCCTCAACTGTAGAAGCACAG GTTCTTGAGTCAATGGATAGAAGCTACCTGGCTGCCCCCCAGCCTGAGAAGAACCTGCAACAAATTTCTTCCCAGTTTCATGATGCCTTAAGATTGAATGCCCTTGAACATAACAGTGAATCCAAG AATGATATGAAATTGACTGATCATGGTCTTCAGGGTGAAGTTGTAAAAGCTGAACCAAGTTCCACTGCTAGTGCATCTCCCTCAGATAGTTcaattaattcaatcaatcttGGTGAAGCCGCAATCAACGATGACAGTGGAGCAGCCTTGCCTGAAGGTTTGATCTCAGCTGGACACATGAATACCCTGATAGCAGGAAAGGCTTCTGAAACTTCTCTTCTTGATGAAAGATCATTGTTGACTTGCATAGTTCGCACCATTCCAGCTGGTGGTAGAATTCGGATAAGTTCAACG TTACCAAATAGGCTTGGAAAAATGCTTGCTCCTTTACACTGGCATGATTACAAGAAACAATATGGAAAGCTTGATGACTTTGTGGCCAGTCACCCAGAG ttttttgtGATTGAGGGTGACTATATTCAGCTTCGAGAAGGAGCGCAAGAAATGATAGCAGCTACAGCTGCTGTTGCTAAAGTTGCTGCAGCAGCTGCAGCATCTTCTCCTTACTCCTCATTTTTGCCTTCTGTTGCTGTAACTCCAATGGCACAATCTCGATTGAAAAAGGTTCCATCCATTGATTCCAACTCAGTGATTCCAAACCAACATCTTAATGGTGTTAGTTTTGGTATGGCTGGAGGTTTTtcaaatgtaaaaattttgaGCAAACCTAGAGAACCATTTGAACTAAATGGAGCAAATTTTGAGAGGTCAAGTGTGATAAGTGCTCAAAGCAAGGGCTCACCTCAAGGAAGGCCTAACCCAAATTTTGTTGGGAAGCAACAGAGCAG GCCAACTGGAGCTGCAGCAAACTCCCGCCGATA G
- the LOC102631129 gene encoding uncharacterized protein LOC102631129 isoform X3 produces the protein MEAAAGVAAPRGGSLPMPSSRKEWRAVSDHHPVRNVADEVELEQSKLGQSDERTIYEVQQGREPADVDFCSITMDGSLNIDLLQQRLHSVARQREDLQNLEIELRTQMIARTEFMEMQSNFDSQIKEHVNAATKLQEQLLEREQTILELERKMDEKDRELLAIKRDNEAAWAKEDLFREQNKELATFRRERDQSDAERAQHIKQMHDLQEHIQEKERQLIDLQEQHRVAQETIIYKDEQLREAQAWVARVQLQSSTNHSLQAELRLQAELRERTEQFNQLWLGCQRQFAEMERLHLHTIQQLQRELADARERSGTFTDDSHISHNNSKDATQFAPNNGNQLAANGGALSGNTGILPNGNSDSTESFASSGNASTQSDRVPGVPIAPSSLVGLPSYLPPGQVPLHSFIMHQHGVPHSLQSHIPQSHVGHFHSMPTISSLQQWQNQQATSEGSQISASNQHPSSHTDQNHMRSDANYEYDMSVNGQALHSGYLDVHISQGTEPASVISSSTVEAQVLESMDRSYLAAPQPEKNLQQISSQFHDALRLNALEHNSESKNDMKLTDHGLQGEVVKAEPSSTASASPSDSSINSINLGEAAINDDSGAALPEGLISAGHMNTLIAGKASETSLLDERSLLTCIVRTIPAGGRIRISSTLPNRLGKMLAPLHWHDYKKQYGKLDDFVASHPEFFVIEGDYIQLREGAQEMIAATAAVAKVAAAAAASSPYSSFLPSVAVTPMAQSRLKKVPSIDSNSVIPNQHLNGVSFGMAGGFSNVKILSKPREPFELNGANFERSSVISAQSKGSPQGRPNPNFVGKQQSRPTGAAANSRR, from the exons ATGGAGGCCGCGGCCGGTGTCGCTGCCCCACGCGGCGGTTCTTTGCCGATGCCCTCGTCACGCAAGGAATGGCGCGCCGTTTCTGACCATCATCCCGTCCGAAACGTCGCTGATGAAGTG GAGTTGGAACAATCAAAATTAGGGCAATCAGATGAGAGAACAATATATGAG GTGCAGCAAGGAAGAGAACCGGCTGATGTGGACTTCTGTTCTATCACAATGGATGGGAGTTTAAACATTGACTTATTGCAACAGCGGCTTCACAGTGTTGCTCGACAAAGAGAAGATCTACAAAATCTGGAGATTGAGCTTAGAACTCAAATGATTGCAAGAACTGAGTTCATGGAAATGCAAAGCAACTTTGATTCTCAAATCAAGGAGCATGTTAATGCTGCAACCAAGTTGCAG GAGCAACTACTTGAAAGAGAGCAAACCATACTTGAGTTGGAAAGGAAAATGGACGAGAAGGATAGAGAGCTTCTTGCAATTAAACGAGACAATGAAGCG GCCTGGGCTAAAGAGGATCTTTTCagagaacaaaacaaagaatTGGCAACTTTCAG AAGAGAGCGTGATCAATCTGATGCTGAAAGAGCTCAGCACATAAAACAAATGCATGATCTCCAAGAACatattcaagaaaaagaaagacaaCTTATTGATTTGCAAGAACAG CATAGGGTTGCTCAAGAAACTATTATATACAAGGATGAACAATTGAGGGAGGCACAAGCTTGGGTTGCACGTGTCCAGTTGCAGTCAAGTACAAATCATTCATTACAGGCAGAATTGCGTTTACAGGCAGAATTGCGTGAACGGACAGAGCAATTTAACCAGCTCTGGCTAGGGTGTCAAAGACAG TTTGCTGAGATGGAGAGACTTCATTTGCATACAATACAGCAGCTTCAACGTGAGCTGGCAGATGCAAGAGAAAGGAGTGGAACTTTCACTGATGATTCACATATATCTCACAATAATTCAAAGGATGCAACTCAGTTTGCTCCAAACAATGGAAACCAACTAGCTGCAAATGGAGGTGCTTTATCTGGTAATACAGGCATTCTTCCAAACGGAAATTCAGATAGCACTGAATCTTTTGCTTCATCCGGCAATGCCTCAACACAG TCGGATCGTGTTCCTGGAGTTCCAATTGCCCCATCGTCCCTGGTAGGGTTGCCTTCGTATCTTCCACCTGGACAAGTGCCtcttcattcattcattatgCATCAACATGGGGTTCCCCATTCTCTGCAGTCACACATTCCTCAATCCCATGTTGGGCATTTTCACTCAATGCCAACAATTTCATCTCTCCAACAGTGGCAGAACCAACAG GCTACATCAGAGGGTTCACAGATTTCTGCATCAAATCAGCATCCATCATCGCATACTGATCAAAACCATATGAGGTCAGATGCCAATTATGAGTATGACATGTCTGTTAATGGACAGGCCCTTCATTCAGGTTATCTTGATGTTCATATCAGCCAAGGGACTGAACCAGCCTCTGTGATATCATCCTCAACTGTAGAAGCACAG GTTCTTGAGTCAATGGATAGAAGCTACCTGGCTGCCCCCCAGCCTGAGAAGAACCTGCAACAAATTTCTTCCCAGTTTCATGATGCCTTAAGATTGAATGCCCTTGAACATAACAGTGAATCCAAG AATGATATGAAATTGACTGATCATGGTCTTCAGGGTGAAGTTGTAAAAGCTGAACCAAGTTCCACTGCTAGTGCATCTCCCTCAGATAGTTcaattaattcaatcaatcttGGTGAAGCCGCAATCAACGATGACAGTGGAGCAGCCTTGCCTGAAGGTTTGATCTCAGCTGGACACATGAATACCCTGATAGCAGGAAAGGCTTCTGAAACTTCTCTTCTTGATGAAAGATCATTGTTGACTTGCATAGTTCGCACCATTCCAGCTGGTGGTAGAATTCGGATAAGTTCAACG TTACCAAATAGGCTTGGAAAAATGCTTGCTCCTTTACACTGGCATGATTACAAGAAACAATATGGAAAGCTTGATGACTTTGTGGCCAGTCACCCAGAG ttttttgtGATTGAGGGTGACTATATTCAGCTTCGAGAAGGAGCGCAAGAAATGATAGCAGCTACAGCTGCTGTTGCTAAAGTTGCTGCAGCAGCTGCAGCATCTTCTCCTTACTCCTCATTTTTGCCTTCTGTTGCTGTAACTCCAATGGCACAATCTCGATTGAAAAAGGTTCCATCCATTGATTCCAACTCAGTGATTCCAAACCAACATCTTAATGGTGTTAGTTTTGGTATGGCTGGAGGTTTTtcaaatgtaaaaattttgaGCAAACCTAGAGAACCATTTGAACTAAATGGAGCAAATTTTGAGAGGTCAAGTGTGATAAGTGCTCAAAGCAAGGGCTCACCTCAAGGAAGGCCTAACCCAAATTTTGTTGGGAAGCAACAGAGCAG GCCAACTGGAGCTGCAGCAAACTCCCGCCGATAG